In Paractinoplanes brasiliensis, the following proteins share a genomic window:
- a CDS encoding ABC transporter ATP-binding protein: MTSQAAAPASGGPAVRAVRVSKVFGTGDARVVALRDVSLAVETGELTAIMGPSGSGKSTLLHCLAGLDEVTSGEVWIGGTLVTGLSDARLTRLRRRQVGFVFQQFNLLPTLTAQENILLPLAIAGRKPDPGWFDEVITTMELGDRLRHRPAQLSGGQQQRVACARAILSRPDVIFADEPTGNLDSRAGAEILRLLRDAVHRQGQTVVLVTHDPNAAAYADRVEFLHDGRIVSELLDPTAERVLDRLGHLDSAAPARSPS; this comes from the coding sequence ATGACGAGCCAAGCGGCGGCACCGGCGTCCGGAGGTCCGGCGGTGCGTGCGGTACGCGTGAGCAAGGTCTTCGGAACCGGCGATGCTCGGGTCGTCGCCCTGCGGGACGTGAGTCTCGCGGTCGAGACGGGAGAACTCACCGCCATCATGGGTCCCTCCGGGTCCGGCAAGTCGACGCTGCTGCACTGCCTGGCCGGGCTGGACGAGGTGACCAGCGGCGAGGTCTGGATCGGCGGCACATTGGTGACCGGCCTGTCCGACGCACGGCTGACCCGGTTACGCCGGCGGCAGGTCGGCTTCGTCTTCCAGCAGTTCAATCTCCTGCCGACGCTGACCGCGCAGGAGAACATCCTGCTGCCGCTGGCCATCGCCGGGCGCAAACCCGATCCCGGCTGGTTCGACGAGGTCATCACCACGATGGAACTCGGTGACCGGCTGCGGCACCGCCCCGCTCAGCTGTCCGGGGGCCAGCAGCAACGGGTCGCCTGCGCCCGCGCGATCCTGAGCCGGCCGGACGTCATCTTCGCCGACGAACCGACCGGGAACCTCGACTCACGAGCCGGCGCCGAGATCCTGCGGCTGCTGCGCGACGCGGTACATCGCCAGGGCCAGACAGTCGTGCTGGTCACCCACGATCCCAACGCCGCGGCGTACGCCGATCGGGTCGAGTTCCTGCACGACGGCAGGATCGTCAGCGAGCTGCTGGATCCCACCGCCGAACGCGTCCTCGATCGCCTCGGCCACCTGGACAGCGCCGCCCCGGCCAGGAGCCCATCATGA
- a CDS encoding ABC transporter permease produces the protein MIRATLKGLLAHKLRLLMSGIAVVLGVLAVSGSLILTDTLSRSYNAMFEDVYDYVDVSVTVPPKVDTGYLAAPATMPAAVADRLRKLPQVARATGSASTQDGARVVDRDGKVITTFGAPRIGLNWTGEDGFVTLRAGRGPVADDEVAINAGLAKATGYTVGDRIGVLTRAPRRTFTVVGVFGYSGDRDSLAGETLVAFTLPAAQQLLLGEKDVLTSVELVAAPGVSEEQLRSAVTDALGPAYRVQTATELSRQASDAVDEGLRFFNYILLGFAFVALFVGVFLILNTFSIIVAQRLRELALLRALGAGRAQVVGSVEAEAFVVGLISSIAGVLLGIAAGRMLAWLYATSFGGGVELAPPAVSPVAVLAGLGVGIGVTMLAALVPALRAARIPPVAALRESSTGETRLVRVTVAGIVTAAVGAVLLAAGLTDRTGPVNALVVLLIGVLLTLAGAALLTPVLVRPVVAALGGVFAWRTPGRLGVRNAARQPRRTAITAAALMVGISLVVGIGVVLTSVTKSFDEALGNRIKVDLIIAGEHTGPLAPTFDDAVLVQARQLAGVETVLGFTTDIGLVDGEQTTLGAVSDSTAMRSMFGLRSAAGTLDGLGAGQLLVDERTATAAGRHVGDRVRVQLSKGDARMFTIVGIYARASGLSGWLTGGPETRNFRSTDPSTGLIKLAPGASVPAVRAQIAALLADSPETSVSDRSGYVRQQTRALDSLRGMVQILMAMAIVIAVLGIVNTLALSVIERTRELGLLRAIGLRRVQMVHMIAVEGVIISVFGALLGVVVGVVLGAATVRGLHDEGITAIGLPWGQMLTYLVLGVAIGVVAGVAPSIRAARLSVLTAIAHE, from the coding sequence ATGATCCGCGCGACGCTGAAGGGCCTGCTGGCGCACAAGCTGCGGCTGCTGATGTCAGGAATCGCCGTCGTGCTCGGGGTTCTCGCGGTGAGCGGATCACTGATCCTCACCGACACGCTCAGCCGCTCCTACAACGCCATGTTCGAGGACGTGTACGACTACGTGGACGTCTCGGTGACCGTACCGCCCAAGGTGGACACCGGCTATCTGGCGGCTCCGGCGACCATGCCCGCTGCCGTGGCGGACCGGCTGCGGAAGCTTCCGCAGGTGGCCCGGGCGACCGGCTCCGCCTCGACTCAGGACGGCGCCCGGGTGGTCGATCGCGACGGCAAGGTGATCACCACCTTCGGCGCCCCGCGCATCGGCCTGAACTGGACCGGTGAGGACGGCTTCGTGACGCTGCGCGCCGGGCGAGGTCCCGTCGCCGACGACGAGGTCGCCATCAACGCCGGACTGGCCAAGGCCACGGGCTACACCGTCGGTGACCGCATCGGCGTGCTGACTCGCGCGCCGCGACGAACGTTCACCGTGGTGGGCGTCTTCGGCTACAGCGGCGACCGTGACTCGCTGGCCGGGGAGACGCTCGTGGCCTTCACCCTGCCGGCCGCCCAGCAACTGCTGCTGGGCGAGAAGGACGTGCTGACCTCGGTCGAGCTGGTCGCGGCGCCCGGAGTGAGCGAGGAACAACTGCGGTCGGCGGTCACCGATGCGCTCGGCCCCGCCTATCGGGTCCAGACCGCCACGGAACTGTCGCGGCAGGCGAGCGACGCGGTCGACGAAGGCCTGCGGTTCTTCAACTACATCCTGCTCGGCTTCGCCTTCGTCGCTCTGTTCGTCGGCGTCTTCCTGATCCTCAACACGTTCTCGATCATCGTCGCGCAGCGACTCCGTGAACTGGCCCTGTTGCGGGCGCTGGGAGCCGGCCGGGCCCAGGTGGTCGGCTCGGTCGAGGCCGAGGCGTTCGTGGTCGGGCTGATCTCGTCCATCGCCGGGGTGCTGCTGGGCATCGCCGCCGGGCGGATGCTCGCCTGGCTGTACGCCACCTCGTTCGGCGGAGGCGTGGAACTCGCCCCGCCGGCCGTTTCTCCGGTCGCCGTCCTGGCGGGCCTCGGCGTGGGCATCGGTGTCACCATGCTGGCCGCACTGGTGCCGGCCTTGCGCGCCGCCCGGATCCCGCCGGTCGCCGCTCTGCGCGAGTCGAGCACAGGTGAGACACGGCTGGTCCGCGTCACCGTGGCCGGCATCGTCACCGCGGCGGTGGGCGCCGTGCTGCTGGCCGCCGGCCTGACCGACCGGACCGGTCCCGTCAACGCGCTGGTCGTGCTGCTGATCGGGGTGCTGCTGACGCTGGCCGGCGCGGCCCTGCTGACGCCGGTCCTGGTCCGTCCGGTCGTCGCCGCGCTCGGCGGCGTGTTCGCCTGGCGCACACCCGGACGCCTGGGTGTCCGCAACGCGGCCCGCCAGCCACGGCGTACAGCGATCACGGCCGCCGCGCTCATGGTCGGGATCAGCCTCGTGGTCGGCATCGGCGTCGTGCTCACCTCGGTGACCAAGAGTTTCGACGAGGCGCTCGGCAACCGGATCAAGGTCGATCTCATCATCGCCGGGGAACATACCGGCCCGCTGGCGCCGACCTTCGACGACGCCGTGCTCGTCCAGGCCCGTCAGCTGGCCGGCGTCGAGACAGTGCTCGGCTTCACCACCGACATCGGCCTGGTCGACGGAGAACAGACGACGCTCGGCGCGGTCAGCGACAGCACGGCCATGCGGTCCATGTTCGGCTTACGGAGCGCGGCCGGCACCCTCGACGGACTCGGCGCCGGGCAACTCCTCGTCGATGAGCGCACCGCCACGGCCGCGGGCCGGCACGTCGGTGACCGGGTTCGGGTGCAGCTGTCCAAGGGCGACGCCCGGATGTTCACCATCGTCGGGATCTATGCCCGCGCTTCGGGTCTGTCCGGCTGGCTGACCGGCGGGCCGGAGACCCGCAACTTCCGGAGCACCGATCCCAGCACAGGTCTGATCAAGCTCGCGCCAGGGGCCTCCGTCCCGGCGGTCCGAGCACAGATCGCCGCGCTGCTGGCCGACAGCCCGGAAACTTCGGTGTCGGACCGCAGTGGTTACGTGCGGCAGCAGACCCGCGCGCTGGACTCGCTGCGCGGCATGGTGCAGATTCTCATGGCGATGGCCATCGTCATCGCGGTGCTCGGCATCGTCAACACGCTCGCGCTGTCGGTGATCGAGCGCACCCGGGAACTGGGACTCCTGCGGGCCATCGGTCTGCGCCGGGTTCAGATGGTCCACATGATCGCGGTGGAAGGTGTCATCATCTCGGTCTTCGGCGCCCTGCTCGGGGTGGTCGTCGGCGTGGTGCTCGGCGCGGCCACCGTACGGGGCCTGCACGACGAGGGCATCACGGCAATCGGACTGCCGTGGGGGCAGATGCTCACCTACCTTGTCCTGGGCGTCGCCATCGGTGTCGTCGCCGGCGTCGCCCCGTCGATCCGGGCAGCGCGCCTGAGCGTCCTCACCGCAATAGCACACGAGTGA
- a CDS encoding alpha/beta hydrolase: MITVKRVEAFRAAPAGLVLAAGAAAGFLTGRDGSPGWQVTRVALVLLLTAAAAYGVLRRRPWVRAAVAVAVGLPAVAGGAGIALPHLGKSGLTAAATAGCIALAAGVALLGYGAVGLVTSTRRRWRVGTAGVLLAVTAVGLFCGIQAVASTNVPRTGIGAATPADRGFPYEEVTFRTPDGVDLRGWYVPGADRGTVILLHGAGSTRTDVLDHAAVLAAGGYGVLLFDARGHGASGGRAMDFGWYGDEDVAGAVAYLQGRRDVDRDRIAAVGLSMGGEEAVGAAAASPGLRAVVAEGVTSRVSADWAFLSDAYGFRGRIQQHVNGLTTALTDLLTAAEPPIALRAAAAAAAPRPILLIAAGDRPDEVHAARHLQRAGAHVQIWPAPDTGHTRALHTRPGEWRQRVTAFLDAAFAEHAGRGR; this comes from the coding sequence ATGATCACCGTCAAGCGCGTCGAGGCGTTTCGCGCGGCTCCGGCCGGTCTGGTGCTGGCGGCCGGCGCCGCGGCGGGCTTCCTGACCGGGCGGGACGGATCGCCGGGGTGGCAGGTCACCCGGGTGGCGCTGGTGCTGCTCCTGACCGCCGCAGCAGCGTACGGGGTCCTTCGGCGACGCCCCTGGGTCCGCGCCGCGGTGGCGGTCGCTGTCGGACTGCCTGCCGTCGCGGGCGGGGCCGGGATCGCGCTGCCCCATCTCGGCAAGTCCGGTCTCACAGCGGCCGCGACAGCTGGTTGCATCGCGCTGGCAGCGGGCGTCGCCCTGCTCGGCTACGGCGCGGTGGGGCTCGTCACGAGCACGCGGCGCCGATGGCGGGTCGGCACCGCCGGGGTGCTGCTCGCCGTCACGGCGGTGGGTCTCTTCTGCGGAATCCAGGCCGTTGCGTCCACCAATGTGCCCCGGACGGGGATCGGGGCGGCCACCCCCGCCGATCGGGGATTTCCTTACGAGGAGGTGACCTTCCGGACGCCGGACGGCGTGGACCTGCGCGGCTGGTACGTCCCCGGGGCTGATCGCGGTACCGTGATCCTGCTGCACGGCGCCGGGTCCACCCGGACCGACGTTCTGGACCATGCGGCCGTGCTGGCCGCCGGCGGGTACGGCGTGTTGTTGTTCGACGCCCGCGGACACGGGGCGAGCGGCGGCCGGGCGATGGATTTCGGGTGGTACGGCGACGAGGACGTGGCCGGTGCGGTGGCCTATCTGCAAGGCCGTCGAGACGTCGACCGCGACCGCATCGCCGCGGTCGGTCTGTCCATGGGGGGAGAGGAAGCAGTGGGGGCGGCGGCCGCTTCGCCGGGCCTCCGAGCGGTTGTCGCCGAGGGCGTCACGAGCCGGGTCTCGGCCGACTGGGCCTTCCTCTCCGACGCCTACGGATTCCGGGGGCGGATCCAGCAACACGTCAACGGCCTCACCACCGCGCTCACCGACCTGCTCACCGCGGCCGAACCGCCGATCGCATTGCGGGCCGCGGCCGCGGCGGCCGCCCCGCGACCAATCCTGCTCATCGCCGCCGGCGACCGTCCCGACGAGGTTCACGCCGCGCGCCACCTGCAGCGGGCCGGAGCCCACGTGCAAATCTGGCCGGCGCCGGACACCGGCCACACCCGAGCCCTGCACACGCGCCCCGGCGAATGGCGGCAGCGGGTCACCGCGTTCCTCGACGCGGCGTTCGCCGAGCATGCCGGCCGCGGGCGATGA
- a CDS encoding hydrogenase maturation protease: protein MTARRVVIGVGNEYRRDDGFGPCVLAELATRRDRDHRLARVELRVSDGEPARLLDAWAGADLAVLVDVAAGAGEPGGWSELALPETGGRHVTSGHDVGLGDSVALARALDRLPGRLVVLVAHGEEFGFGVGLSAAVAAVVTPVTDRVCELVTAP, encoded by the coding sequence ATGACGGCCCGGCGAGTGGTGATCGGCGTCGGCAACGAGTACCGCCGTGACGACGGCTTCGGTCCGTGCGTACTGGCCGAACTGGCCACCCGTCGCGATCGCGACCACCGGCTCGCCCGGGTGGAGCTGCGCGTCAGCGACGGCGAGCCGGCCCGCCTGCTGGACGCCTGGGCCGGGGCCGACCTCGCCGTGCTGGTCGACGTCGCAGCCGGTGCCGGCGAGCCGGGCGGCTGGAGCGAACTGGCCCTGCCGGAGACCGGCGGGCGGCATGTGACCTCCGGGCACGACGTGGGGCTGGGCGACTCGGTGGCGCTGGCCCGCGCGTTGGACAGGCTGCCGGGTCGGTTGGTCGTACTGGTCGCGCACGGCGAGGAGTTCGGCTTCGGCGTGGGTCTGAGCGCAGCGGTCGCAGCCGTGGTCACGCCGGTGACCGACCGGGTCTGCGAGCTGGTGACAGCGCCATGA
- a CDS encoding Ni/Fe hydrogenase subunit alpha, with protein MTHRNDRLIDVRGLARVEGEGAMHVRVRDGAVTDVRLEIYEPPRFFEAFLRGRRHTEPPDITARICGICPVAYQMSACAAIEDACGVTLPAGLADLRRLLYCGEWIESHVLHIYLLHAPDFLGYPSALHLARDRRDLVERGLALKKAGNDLVEVVGGRAVHPVNVRVGGFYRVPRPGDLAPLRERLRVALDQALDTVRWVAGFDFPDFHHDHEMLALVEPGRYAIERGVVATTGGLSFDVSRFEDHVVEEQVPHSTALHARLAGRGHYLTGPAARYTLSSRWLSPLAREAAAAAGLEDQCRNPYRSIVVRAVETVYAVEEAIRLIDSYEPPPIPAVTVPARAGVGRGATEAPRGTLFHRYELDADGLVTSARIVPPTSQNQAAVEDDLARFVAGRLDLTDEHLTAECEQAIRNYDPCISCATHFLDLHVDRG; from the coding sequence ATGACTCACCGCAACGATCGGCTGATCGACGTGCGCGGCCTGGCCCGGGTCGAGGGCGAGGGCGCCATGCATGTTCGGGTGCGCGACGGCGCCGTCACCGACGTCCGGCTGGAAATCTATGAGCCGCCACGATTCTTCGAGGCGTTCCTGCGCGGGCGGCGCCACACCGAGCCACCCGACATCACCGCTCGCATCTGCGGGATCTGCCCGGTGGCGTACCAGATGAGCGCCTGTGCGGCGATCGAGGACGCCTGCGGGGTGACCCTGCCGGCCGGCCTGGCCGACCTGCGCCGGCTGCTCTACTGCGGTGAGTGGATCGAGAGCCATGTGTTGCACATCTATCTGCTGCACGCCCCCGACTTCCTCGGCTACCCGAGCGCGCTGCACCTGGCCCGTGACCGCCGGGACCTGGTCGAGCGCGGGCTGGCGCTCAAGAAGGCCGGCAACGACCTCGTCGAGGTTGTCGGCGGCAGGGCCGTTCACCCGGTCAACGTGCGGGTCGGCGGATTCTATCGGGTGCCCCGGCCCGGCGATCTGGCTCCGCTGCGGGAACGCCTGCGCGTCGCCCTCGACCAGGCGCTGGACACCGTACGGTGGGTGGCCGGCTTCGACTTCCCGGACTTCCACCACGACCACGAGATGCTGGCGCTGGTCGAGCCGGGCCGGTACGCCATCGAACGGGGTGTGGTCGCCACCACCGGCGGGCTCAGTTTCGACGTCAGCCGGTTCGAGGACCACGTCGTCGAGGAGCAGGTGCCGCATTCGACCGCCCTGCACGCCCGGCTGGCCGGCCGCGGGCATTACCTGACCGGGCCGGCCGCCCGCTACACACTGAGCAGCCGGTGGCTGTCCCCGCTGGCCCGGGAGGCGGCGGCCGCGGCCGGGCTCGAGGACCAGTGCCGAAACCCGTACCGCAGCATCGTGGTCCGGGCGGTCGAGACCGTCTACGCGGTTGAGGAGGCCATCCGACTCATCGACTCCTACGAGCCACCGCCGATCCCCGCCGTCACGGTTCCGGCGCGGGCCGGGGTGGGCCGAGGCGCCACCGAGGCACCCCGCGGCACCCTGTTCCACCGCTACGAGCTCGACGCCGACGGTCTGGTCACCTCGGCCCGCATCGTGCCGCCGACCTCCCAGAACCAGGCCGCAGTCGAGGACGACCTGGCCCGTTTCGTCGCCGGCCGCCTCGACCTGACCGACGAGCACCTGACCGCCGAGTGCGAGCAGGCCATCCGGAACTACGACCCGTGCATCTCCTGCGCCACCCATTTTCTCGACCTGCACGTGGATCGGGGCTGA
- a CDS encoding oxidoreductase — MTTLAVWKFASCDGCQLSLLDCEDELLILADRVRIAHFLEASREVLPGPYDVSLVEGSITTPADAARIEEIRAASGILVTLGACATAGGIQALRNNADVAEFASVVYARPDYLDVLATSTPIAAHVDVDYELHGCPIDKGQLLETLAALLAGRKPDLPAHSVCFDCKQRHHVCVVVARGEPCLGPVTRAGCGAICPALGRGCFGCFGPADSPNGAAEAALLRATGMSGEDIQRFYRTFNVSAYGAAAEEAS; from the coding sequence ATGACCACCCTCGCCGTCTGGAAGTTCGCGTCCTGCGACGGATGCCAGCTCAGCCTGCTCGACTGCGAGGACGAACTGCTCATCCTCGCCGACAGGGTCCGTATCGCCCACTTCCTCGAAGCGTCCCGTGAGGTGCTGCCGGGCCCCTACGACGTCTCTCTGGTCGAGGGCTCGATCACCACCCCGGCCGACGCCGCCCGGATCGAAGAGATCCGCGCGGCCTCCGGGATTCTGGTCACGCTGGGCGCCTGTGCCACCGCCGGCGGGATCCAGGCGCTACGAAACAACGCCGACGTGGCCGAATTCGCCTCCGTGGTCTACGCCCGGCCCGACTACCTCGACGTCCTGGCCACCTCGACACCGATCGCCGCGCACGTCGACGTCGACTACGAGTTGCACGGCTGCCCGATCGACAAGGGGCAGTTGCTTGAGACGCTTGCCGCGCTGCTGGCCGGCCGCAAGCCCGACCTGCCCGCGCACAGCGTCTGCTTCGACTGCAAACAGCGGCACCACGTCTGCGTCGTGGTGGCCCGGGGAGAACCCTGCCTCGGGCCGGTGACCCGAGCCGGCTGCGGGGCGATCTGCCCGGCCCTGGGCCGCGGCTGCTTCGGCTGCTTCGGCCCCGCCGACAGCCCGAACGGCGCCGCCGAGGCAGCCCTGCTGCGCGCGACCGGGATGTCCGGTGAGGACATTCAGCGCTTCTACCGCACGTTCAACGTCTCGGCATACGGAGCAGCGGCCGAGGAGGCGTCATGA
- a CDS encoding FAD/NAD(P)-binding protein, translating to MTVMDPVVPRPHRVTDRRVDTADTVTLELAAIGEPLRRFQPGQFAMITKYGVGDVPISLSGHSGTRLLHTVRAVGAVTQALHDTTEGDVVGVRGPFGTAWDVASAAGLDVVVAAGGLGLAPLRPVIDELLADRAEYGRITILTGAREPAELLYRDQYAAWAGQAQVEVTVDRADSGWDGPVGLITKLVPGVDVDPARAAAFVCGPEPMMRFTARALIAQGLPAARIRVSLERTMRCGLGWCGHCQLGPLLICRDGPVVGFPVAEPLMSVREL from the coding sequence ATGACTGTCATGGATCCGGTCGTGCCTCGCCCGCACCGCGTCACCGATCGGCGGGTGGACACGGCAGACACTGTCACTCTCGAGCTCGCCGCGATCGGGGAGCCGCTGCGACGGTTCCAGCCCGGCCAATTCGCCATGATCACCAAGTACGGCGTCGGCGACGTGCCGATCTCGCTGAGCGGGCACAGTGGCACCCGGCTTCTGCATACCGTCCGGGCGGTCGGAGCGGTCACCCAAGCGCTGCACGACACCACCGAAGGGGACGTTGTCGGGGTGCGGGGCCCGTTCGGCACCGCGTGGGATGTCGCCTCCGCGGCCGGACTGGACGTCGTCGTGGCGGCCGGCGGGCTCGGGCTCGCCCCGCTGCGGCCGGTGATCGATGAGCTGCTGGCGGACCGCGCCGAGTACGGCCGGATCACCATCTTGACAGGTGCCCGGGAACCCGCCGAACTGCTCTACCGCGACCAGTACGCCGCCTGGGCCGGACAGGCCCAGGTGGAAGTGACCGTCGACCGCGCCGACTCCGGCTGGGACGGGCCCGTCGGCCTGATCACCAAGCTCGTCCCGGGCGTCGACGTCGACCCGGCGAGGGCCGCCGCCTTCGTCTGCGGCCCCGAACCGATGATGCGCTTCACCGCCCGGGCTCTGATCGCCCAGGGCTTGCCGGCGGCCCGGATCCGAGTGTCGCTGGAACGCACGATGCGCTGCGGGCTCGGCTGGTGCGGCCACTGCCAGCTCGGTCCGCTGCTGATCTGCCGGGACGGGCCGGTCGTCGGCTTTCCGGTGGCCGAGCCCCTCATGAGTGTCCGGGAGTTGTGA
- a CDS encoding 4Fe-4S dicluster domain-containing protein, which produces MRADDEAQLVDVDGLEVLFAVLRGRGYTIVGPAVRDGAVMLSELTSPDQLPRGWAADTEAGRYRLRRRTDDAIFAHCAGPQSAKDFLHPPRARLWSADSAPDDDVTTTGPAPADKRYAFVGLHPCDVAAINVLDRVLARGRYPDPVYTSRRDGTFIVVAECTEPAATCFCTSTATGPGAAGGFDLSLTELLTGGHRFVVRSGSPAGADVLAEVPSRPAGADLVASAAEAVDRAAAAINRRLPGQPLPALFAAGRESPVWDDVASRCLTCGNCTMVCPTCFCTTTEDVTDLSGEHAERWRRWDSCFDIDFSYVHGGPVRASAKSRYRQWISHKLGTWPEQFGVPGCVGCGRCIAWCPAGIDITREAAALAAAEVGGEP; this is translated from the coding sequence ATGCGAGCCGATGACGAAGCGCAACTCGTCGATGTCGATGGCCTGGAGGTGCTCTTCGCCGTCTTGCGGGGGCGCGGCTATACGATTGTCGGCCCGGCCGTGCGCGACGGGGCCGTCATGCTGAGCGAACTCACCTCGCCCGATCAACTCCCACGCGGCTGGGCCGCCGACACCGAGGCCGGTCGATATCGGCTGCGCCGCCGCACCGACGACGCGATCTTCGCGCACTGCGCCGGACCGCAGTCGGCGAAGGATTTCCTGCACCCGCCCAGGGCCCGGCTCTGGTCGGCCGACAGCGCCCCGGACGACGATGTGACGACCACCGGACCGGCGCCCGCGGACAAGCGTTACGCCTTTGTCGGCCTGCACCCCTGCGACGTCGCCGCGATCAACGTGCTGGACCGGGTGCTCGCGCGGGGCCGGTATCCCGACCCGGTCTACACCTCCCGCCGCGACGGCACCTTCATCGTGGTCGCCGAGTGCACCGAGCCGGCCGCGACCTGCTTCTGCACCTCGACGGCGACCGGACCCGGCGCCGCCGGCGGGTTCGACCTGTCGCTGACCGAGCTGCTCACCGGCGGGCACCGGTTCGTCGTGCGCAGCGGCTCCCCGGCCGGCGCTGACGTGCTCGCCGAGGTGCCGTCCCGGCCCGCCGGCGCCGACCTCGTCGCGTCCGCCGCCGAAGCCGTCGACCGGGCGGCCGCCGCGATCAACCGGCGCCTGCCCGGCCAGCCGTTGCCCGCCCTGTTCGCGGCCGGCCGGGAGTCCCCGGTCTGGGACGACGTGGCCTCGCGCTGCCTCACCTGCGGCAACTGCACCATGGTCTGCCCCACCTGCTTCTGCACCACCACCGAGGACGTCACCGACCTCTCCGGTGAGCACGCCGAGCGGTGGCGCCGGTGGGACTCCTGCTTCGACATCGACTTCTCGTACGTGCACGGCGGCCCGGTGCGAGCCAGCGCGAAGTCGCGGTACCGGCAGTGGATCAGCCACAAGCTCGGCACCTGGCCGGAGCAGTTCGGCGTGCCGGGGTGCGTCGGCTGCGGGCGCTGCATCGCCTGGTGCCCGGCCGGCATCGACATCACTCGTGAGGCCGCGGCGCTGGCTGCGGCCGAGGTGGGCGGTGAGCCCTGA
- a CDS encoding V-type ATPase 116kDa subunit family protein, which translates to MAVAVPAGRTRDALLALARSGAVELDEPVLNGSPEGPATKALRSVPGPVAEPCVASTPPDVGALLAAHRGDLVAGEARLERVASGSVEQHGVRVWAGWCPADRQADVASALSAADGSLVPLRRPPGSDPPTLLRAGTPLRESFAPLVRTYGTVPYADLDPTLFSGLAYVLMFGMMFADAGHGLILLLAAPLLRFGPRRFRERLGRMWPFVAGAGLASAASGVAFGEFFGPTGVLPVRWLSPLDEPVRLLAAGIGLGAALLAVAYLVGTVNRWREGGVRLALYAPTGIAGAALYLGLLALAAGLYLGRWSVAGTGAGVAAVALGLCAVGLYAASGGGGAGVAQAAVQLFDLVLRMGANVVSFARLAAFGLTHAALGALVWSATTALWHRAGAALLAAVLVFVLGNALTFGLEALVAGIQALRLEYYELFSRVFEGEGRPFRPWTLPVEEAPQ; encoded by the coding sequence GTGGCTGTCGCTGTGCCGGCCGGCCGCACGCGTGACGCCCTTCTGGCGCTGGCCCGCTCCGGTGCCGTCGAACTGGACGAACCGGTCCTCAACGGCTCACCCGAGGGACCGGCCACGAAGGCCCTGCGAAGTGTCCCCGGTCCGGTGGCCGAGCCCTGCGTGGCGTCCACGCCCCCGGACGTCGGCGCCCTGCTCGCCGCCCACCGCGGTGACCTGGTGGCGGGTGAGGCGCGCCTCGAACGGGTCGCGTCGGGATCGGTCGAGCAGCACGGGGTGCGGGTCTGGGCCGGCTGGTGTCCCGCCGACCGGCAGGCGGACGTCGCATCGGCCCTGTCCGCGGCGGACGGCTCCCTCGTGCCGTTACGACGCCCGCCCGGTTCGGACCCCCCGACCCTGCTGCGCGCCGGGACGCCGCTGCGCGAGTCGTTCGCACCTCTGGTTCGTACGTACGGCACTGTGCCGTACGCCGATCTGGACCCCACCCTGTTCTCCGGGCTCGCCTACGTGTTGATGTTCGGCATGATGTTCGCCGACGCCGGGCACGGCCTGATCCTGCTTCTCGCTGCTCCTCTGCTGCGCTTCGGGCCACGGCGCTTCCGCGAACGGCTCGGCCGGATGTGGCCGTTCGTGGCCGGCGCCGGGCTCGCCAGCGCGGCATCGGGCGTGGCGTTCGGCGAGTTCTTCGGTCCCACCGGTGTGCTACCGGTCCGCTGGCTGTCGCCGCTGGACGAGCCGGTCCGGCTGCTCGCCGCCGGAATCGGCTTGGGAGCCGCTCTGCTCGCCGTCGCCTACCTGGTCGGCACGGTCAACCGATGGCGCGAGGGCGGTGTGAGGCTGGCCCTCTACGCGCCGACCGGGATCGCCGGCGCGGCACTTTACCTCGGCCTTCTGGCGTTGGCCGCGGGCCTTTACCTGGGACGATGGAGCGTCGCCGGGACCGGCGCCGGCGTGGCCGCCGTCGCGCTGGGCCTGTGCGCCGTCGGGCTCTACGCCGCGTCCGGTGGGGGTGGCGCCGGGGTCGCTCAAGCGGCTGTTCAGCTTTTCGACCTGGTGCTGCGGATGGGGGCCAACGTCGTCTCCTTCGCCCGGCTGGCCGCTTTCGGCCTGACCCACGCCGCGCTGGGCGCCCTGGTGTGGTCGGCCACGACCGCCCTGTGGCACCGCGCCGGTGCCGCACTGCTCGCCGCGGTTCTGGTGTTCGTGCTGGGCAACGCACTGACGTTCGGGCTCGAGGCGCTGGTCGCCGGGATCCAGGCGCTGCGCCTGGAGTACTACGAATTGTTCTCGCGGGTGTTCGAGGGCGAGGGCCGCCCGTTCCGCCCGTGGACCTTGCCCGTCGAGGAGGCGCCGCAATGA